TTGCCATCTCAAACCCCGTTTCAAATACTGCCATACCTGTTCAATGGGATTGGTTTCGGGAGAATGAGAGGGTTGAAACATTAAAATGATGTTTTGGGGTATCTTGAGTTTTTTGGCTTTATGAAATCCCCCGTTGTCTAATTGAATAATAAGAATATCTTCTGGATATTTTGGGGAAACTAATTCCAGAAATATCTGAAAGCATTGGCTGTTTAGATGAGTAAACTTATAAAAAAAATGTTTTCCGGTTTTGGGTTCGATTACTCCATAAATATAAGTCGCTTTAAATTTCCCTTGGACTTGGCCGTAAGGTTTGACGCCACGAAGCGTAATTTTACGGCCACTAATTGTCTTCAATCCAATCCGGGTT
This sequence is a window from Laspinema palackyanum D2c. Protein-coding genes within it:
- a CDS encoding IS630 family transposase → MGLGNSVRFFCQDETRIGLKTISGRKITLRGVKPYGQVQGKFKATYIYGVIEPKTGKHFFYKFTHLNSQCFQIFLELVSPKYPEDILIIQLDNGGFHKAKKLKIPQNIILMFQPSHSPETNPIEQVWQYLKRGLRWQLPANLDELRVLISQQLERMSNEVIASSAARAYILDALSVVEI